A window of Deltaproteobacteria bacterium genomic DNA:
TGTTCTTTCGCGTAGATTGACAGAATTAGGTATCTATCCTGCGGTAGATCCATTGGATTCCACTTCCACCATACTTGATCCTCAAGTAGTAGGAGAAGAGCATTATCATGTTGCCCGAAGGGTGCAGGAAATACTGCAAAGATATAAAGAACTTCAGGATATTATTGCTATTTTAGGAATGGAAGAGTTATCTGAAGAGGATAAAGTAACCGTCAGTCGTGCTCGAAAGATACAGAGGTTTCTTTCTCAACCCTTTTTTGTAGCGGAACAGTTTACAGGTCTGCCTGGTAAATTTGTACCGGTAAAAGAAACAATTAAAGCTTTTAAAGAGGTTATTGAGGGAAAGCATGATGATTTACCGGAACAAGCCTTTTATCTGGTAGGAACAATAGATGAAGCAGTAGAAAAATCAAAGAAACTTTTAGGATGAGTATATATGGGAATTAAATGTACTTTAGTCACGCCTGAAAGGGAGTTGTTTACAGGAGAAGTAGATTATCTATGCGCGCAGGGAATGGTTGGTGAATTTGGTGTCCTGCCTGGTCATACCCCCTTTATTACATTACTTAAAGCTGGCATTGCTTATGTAGAAACTGGAGATGAGATAAAAAGATTTGCTGTAGTTTCTGGCTTTTGTCAGGTATCGGGTGATCATGTTATTATTCTCGCTGATGAAG
This region includes:
- the atpC gene encoding ATP synthase F1 subunit epsilon; the encoded protein is MGIKCTLVTPERELFTGEVDYLCAQGMVGEFGVLPGHTPFITLLKAGIAYVETGDEIKRFAVVSGFCQVSGDHVIILADEAYTEDEINKEQAEEEYKNAISELDKLKPDDPKYNEITKRVDRAKILIDIADKR